In Synergistaceae bacterium, a single window of DNA contains:
- the eutC gene encoding ethanolamine ammonia-lyase subunit EutC, giving the protein MNDNKLVELVREIVSEVISENTSGRVPSSTQSVSVANAISNSQTTSAEEVRDLSKINFREILSTPRPAHPEEFLEIMRTTSARLGVWRAGPRYRTETLLRFRADHAAAMDAVFSDISQELLDRLGLETFTTVCASKDEFLTRPDLGRQLSPETVAEMQSKCKRNPQVQIFFSDGLSNTAVESNIEDLLPSVMQGLKSNNIVVGTPFFIKHGRVGVMDAVTEALGAEVTVNFLGERPGLASSESLSAYMTYKGYIGAPETIRSVISNIYHGGTNPVEAGAHIADVARLMLQQKASGLDLKL; this is encoded by the coding sequence ATGAATGACAATAAATTGGTTGAATTAGTAAGAGAAATAGTTTCTGAAGTGATATCGGAAAACACCTCTGGAAGAGTTCCTTCGTCCACACAAAGTGTTTCGGTTGCAAATGCTATTTCCAATTCTCAAACCACATCTGCAGAAGAAGTAAGGGATCTGTCTAAAATTAATTTTAGAGAAATTTTGTCTACACCTAGACCGGCACATCCCGAAGAGTTTTTAGAAATTATGAGAACAACCTCTGCACGTCTTGGTGTTTGGAGAGCAGGACCCCGTTACCGCACAGAAACACTTTTGAGGTTTAGAGCAGATCATGCGGCTGCCATGGATGCCGTGTTTAGTGACATTTCCCAAGAATTACTGGACAGACTTGGGCTAGAAACCTTTACAACTGTATGTGCTTCAAAGGACGAATTTCTGACAAGACCAGATTTGGGACGGCAGCTTTCTCCTGAAACAGTTGCTGAAATGCAGAGTAAATGCAAGAGAAATCCTCAAGTTCAGATTTTCTTTTCGGATGGTCTTTCTAACACAGCGGTAGAATCCAACATTGAGGATCTTCTCCCGTCAGTGATGCAAGGACTTAAGTCAAATAATATAGTTGTGGGAACTCCCTTTTTTATTAAACATGGAAGAGTTGGAGTCATGGATGCAGTGACTGAAGCATTGGGAGCTGAAGTAACAGTTAACTTTCTCGGTGAGCGTCCCGGACTTGCATCAAGTGAGTCTCTTAGTGCGTACATGACGTATAAGGGATATATTGGCGCTCCGGAAACCATAAGGTCTGTCATTTCTAATATTTATCATGGAGGCACCAACCCTGTAGAAGCAGGAGCACATATTGCTGACGTTGCAAGATTGATGCTACAGCAGAAAGCTTCCGGTTTAGACTTAAAGCTCTAA
- a CDS encoding amidohydrolase family protein — protein sequence MSNVARSDSIAFINGEIFSMDSQEKKSALYARGGIIKALGDDKDVLSLCDTKTVVLDMRGKFLMPGFTDTHIRLLEIGRRGMGDEKEFSEENIKYYYDKGIKEVLKFGITSVQTDDTSALKNNFKILDFYKSVADSPKIAPRITPQLAISNLEELHELINSKSFKEYRDTFQTTPPIKIKIDGMLCDRSAALIEEYSDKSGYFGLCNITQEELDEIVKNAHKEVIQLIFQATGDAAIERCLNAIEKKKDQRFGHRIESCRVGAEKAYKRIKELNLMIDITPFLLSKDMNSLLLRLGAERSRMCDSWKSMILNGITVGSGSDGFCNIDPCQAIRILLFRQDENKQPQYGWIPSQRLSRDEAFSVYTVSGAKVCMEELSRGTLSVGKMADIIAFTENPMKASYEELLDIQIGLTVVDGRIAYIK from the coding sequence ATGTCTAATGTCGCCAGAAGTGATTCTATCGCTTTTATAAACGGTGAAATTTTCTCTATGGATTCACAGGAGAAAAAATCAGCCCTTTATGCAAGAGGTGGCATTATAAAAGCTCTTGGCGACGATAAAGACGTACTTTCTCTCTGTGATACAAAGACGGTAGTCCTTGATATGAGAGGAAAATTTCTTATGCCCGGCTTTACTGATACCCATATTCGTCTTCTTGAAATTGGGAGAAGAGGCATGGGAGATGAAAAAGAATTTTCAGAGGAAAATATAAAATATTATTATGATAAAGGAATTAAAGAGGTCCTAAAATTCGGAATTACCTCTGTTCAAACGGACGATACATCAGCCTTAAAAAATAATTTTAAGATTTTAGACTTTTACAAGTCAGTGGCAGATTCACCAAAGATAGCCCCGAGAATTACACCTCAACTTGCCATATCAAATCTTGAAGAGCTGCATGAGCTTATAAATTCAAAAAGCTTTAAAGAATATAGGGATACCTTTCAAACAACGCCTCCGATAAAAATAAAAATAGATGGTATGTTATGCGACAGAAGCGCAGCATTGATAGAGGAATATTCGGATAAAAGTGGATATTTTGGTTTATGCAATATCACTCAGGAAGAATTGGATGAAATAGTAAAAAATGCCCACAAAGAAGTTATACAGCTAATTTTCCAAGCAACTGGAGATGCAGCTATTGAACGTTGTTTAAATGCGATAGAAAAGAAAAAAGATCAAAGATTTGGACATAGAATTGAATCCTGCAGAGTCGGTGCAGAAAAAGCGTATAAAAGAATTAAGGAGTTAAACCTTATGATAGATATAACTCCTTTTCTTTTGTCTAAAGATATGAATAGCTTGCTACTTCGTTTGGGAGCTGAAAGATCCAGAATGTGCGATAGTTGGAAATCAATGATCCTTAACGGTATTACAGTAGGTTCAGGTTCTGATGGATTCTGTAATATAGATCCATGTCAGGCAATTAGGATACTTCTTTTTAGGCAAGATGAAAACAAACAACCCCAATATGGGTGGATACCATCTCAGAGATTAAGCAGAGATGAGGCATTTTCAGTTTATACCGTAAGTGGAGCTAAGGTTTGTATGGAAGAACTTTCAAGAGGAACTCTATCGGTAGGCAAGATGGCAGACATTATTGCTTTTACTGAAAATCCGATGAAAGCATCCTATGAGGAACTTTTAGATATACAAATAGGACTTACGGTAGTAGATGGGAGAATAGCTTACATAAAGTAA
- a CDS encoding leucyl aminopeptidase, whose product MLIKKSETAFSTETVEIIGILVTEGEPENITLDPLRGEARDFCRKYVISESFSGKEGASLLLPIASNGVKYVYLHGLGKVDSIREDEVRTGAFNAVRNAAKKECTAVALHVPEASNKLRSRAAAEGAVLGLYRFSKYLAKNDEDKFAEPKVVTIINGNDEGIKEGTILAGAQSYARDIANEPGNIINPQVLAAKALSLADELSLECEIWNEERIRNEKMDAFYSVAMGSSNLPRFIRLTYTPEKYSKEHVVLVGKGVTFDSGGLNIKPGDYMLTMKGDKSGACAVLGAIKAAAELKLPIKTTVLIAAAENMPSGSSYRPDDILTARNGKTIEINNTDAEGRLTLADALSYATELKPNKIIDIATLTGACAVALGSSTCGLFTNNDELGEKILEASKISGENFWKMPMNDKNLRKSIKSSFADLSNSGERYGGAITAAMFLEAFVGDDIPWAHLDIAGADFIKKPWDYYVEGASGFGTRTLISLLMGL is encoded by the coding sequence ATGCTGATAAAAAAATCGGAAACAGCTTTCTCCACTGAAACGGTGGAAATAATAGGCATTCTTGTGACTGAGGGAGAACCTGAAAATATTACACTTGATCCACTTCGTGGTGAAGCGAGAGATTTTTGTCGAAAATATGTAATAAGTGAGTCTTTTTCCGGTAAGGAGGGGGCATCTCTTCTTTTGCCCATTGCCTCTAACGGTGTTAAATATGTCTATTTGCACGGATTGGGAAAGGTGGACTCTATTCGTGAAGACGAAGTGCGCACGGGAGCATTCAACGCTGTAAGAAATGCTGCCAAGAAAGAATGTACGGCAGTAGCACTACACGTACCTGAGGCGAGTAATAAATTACGTTCCAGAGCTGCCGCGGAAGGTGCCGTTTTAGGATTGTACAGATTCAGCAAATATCTGGCAAAAAATGACGAAGATAAATTTGCAGAACCAAAAGTGGTAACGATTATTAATGGCAATGATGAGGGTATAAAAGAGGGGACAATTCTTGCAGGAGCACAGTCTTACGCAAGAGATATAGCCAACGAGCCTGGAAATATAATCAATCCTCAAGTATTAGCTGCAAAAGCACTATCGTTGGCGGATGAGCTGTCCCTTGAATGTGAGATATGGAACGAGGAGCGCATACGCAATGAGAAGATGGATGCTTTTTATTCTGTTGCGATGGGCTCATCAAACCTTCCACGATTTATTCGACTTACTTACACACCAGAAAAATACAGTAAGGAGCATGTTGTTCTCGTTGGCAAAGGTGTGACGTTTGATAGTGGAGGTCTTAACATAAAGCCAGGAGATTACATGCTGACTATGAAGGGCGACAAAAGTGGAGCTTGTGCTGTGTTGGGTGCAATAAAAGCAGCGGCCGAACTGAAACTTCCAATAAAAACCACAGTGCTTATAGCCGCTGCAGAAAATATGCCAAGCGGGAGCTCGTATAGGCCGGATGATATTCTTACAGCACGTAACGGAAAGACCATCGAAATAAACAACACTGACGCTGAAGGACGTTTAACCCTTGCAGATGCTTTGTCCTATGCAACTGAATTAAAACCAAATAAAATTATAGACATTGCAACATTAACCGGAGCCTGTGCTGTTGCTCTTGGCTCAAGTACCTGCGGACTCTTCACTAATAATGATGAATTAGGAGAGAAAATACTCGAAGCATCTAAGATTTCCGGAGAGAATTTCTGGAAAATGCCTATGAATGATAAAAATTTGCGTAAATCAATTAAGTCTTCTTTTGCAGATCTTTCTAATAGTGGAGAACGCTACGGAGGGGCCATAACAGCAGCTATGTTCCTTGAAGCATTTGTAGGAGATGACATTCCATGGGCTCATCTTGATATAGCTGGTGCAGATTTTATTAAAAAACCGTGGGACTACTACGTAGAGGGTGCTTCAGGATTTGGAACAAGAACTCTGATATCTTTATTAATGGGTTTATAA